The DNA sequence AACCGTGATCTGTTGTGTTCCGATGAATTCCGTCTTGATCTCGAGGTCTTCATCCTCTAAAAGCATCTCAATCACTTCTCGGAGATTATCCTGTAATTCGTCCAACGTCTCTCCCTGTGAATGTGATCCAGGAAACCCAGGAACATAGCCAACATAAAGCTTGGTATCGGAATCTTTTTCAATGACAGCAGTAAATTTTTTCATAAAAGCCATTCTTTTAATCCACAACATAGCATTTTAGAGCAATCCACCTGACCATATTTTGGGTATTCCAGAAGATTTAATTGTGGCCTGGTTCTGAACTACCCTAATACAGCATTTTTCATGACTAGTTGGCACAGTAGCAACAGTGGGTAAAATAATT is a window from the Pseudocalidococcus azoricus BACA0444 genome containing:
- a CDS encoding type II toxin-antitoxin system HicB family antitoxin, whose amino-acid sequence is MKKFTAVIEKDSDTKLYVGYVPGFPGSHSQGETLDELQDNLREVIEMLLEDEDLEIKTEFIGTQQITVG